In Thalassotalea fonticola, a single genomic region encodes these proteins:
- a CDS encoding sulfatase, whose amino-acid sequence MFVKAILSILVIFHALPALASQPNIVFILADDLGAHTLSSDGNPIMETPNLDKLAKAGMSFSKGYANAATCKPSRAAIISGQYAPRTEIYRVVDRHKGKDEYIKFKVPPNATHLALDNITLAESLKSAGYTTGHFGKWHLEKYKSYLPDTQGFDVSYESHKVHFGAKINMDKTLPKDVYIGDFMTNKALEFIADADHKQQPFFAYIPYYLIHKPWHAKADDLAYFDKKLGTKYDATTMSVAAMTKALDDNVGKVISHLEKLGISDNTLVVFTSDNGGYKMPSNVLNGQLRGYKGEVYEGGLRVPYIFKYPKVIANKQRSNEMIMGIDIYPTLLSFAKAKVPQQPLDGVDLMPLLTGNKKAIAQRSLFWFFPKWERYQEKTGKWFNSWRNVINNGRYKLIEYPDLDKVELYDLENDPFENDDISASSIKLTTQLQQELKEWKNDISAHQEIINPNFKETRSNK is encoded by the coding sequence ATGTTTGTTAAAGCGATATTGTCAATACTCGTTATTTTTCATGCTTTGCCGGCGCTTGCGAGCCAGCCTAATATCGTGTTTATTTTAGCTGATGATCTGGGTGCTCATACTTTAAGCTCTGATGGCAACCCTATTATGGAAACACCAAACCTTGATAAGCTAGCAAAAGCCGGTATGAGTTTTAGCAAAGGCTATGCGAATGCTGCAACATGTAAACCTTCAAGAGCAGCAATAATAAGTGGCCAATATGCACCACGAACCGAAATTTATCGAGTCGTTGATCGTCATAAGGGCAAAGATGAATACATTAAATTTAAAGTACCACCTAATGCAACTCACTTGGCTTTAGATAACATAACCTTAGCTGAATCATTAAAATCAGCAGGCTACACCACAGGACATTTTGGTAAATGGCATTTAGAAAAGTATAAAAGTTACTTGCCTGATACCCAAGGTTTTGATGTCTCTTATGAAAGTCATAAAGTCCATTTTGGCGCTAAGATAAACATGGATAAAACCTTGCCAAAGGATGTTTATATTGGTGACTTCATGACAAATAAAGCATTAGAATTTATTGCTGATGCGGACCATAAACAACAGCCATTTTTTGCTTATATTCCTTACTACCTTATACACAAACCGTGGCATGCAAAAGCTGATGATTTAGCTTATTTTGACAAAAAATTAGGTACTAAATACGATGCAACCACCATGTCTGTTGCTGCGATGACGAAAGCGCTAGATGATAATGTCGGCAAAGTGATATCGCACCTTGAAAAGCTCGGTATTAGCGATAACACTTTGGTGGTTTTTACCTCGGATAATGGCGGCTACAAAATGCCAAGTAATGTGCTCAATGGTCAATTACGCGGCTATAAAGGTGAGGTTTATGAAGGTGGCTTACGCGTGCCATATATTTTCAAATACCCAAAAGTAATTGCCAATAAGCAGCGTAGTAATGAAATGATTATGGGCATTGATATATATCCAACTTTGCTGAGTTTTGCAAAAGCAAAAGTGCCCCAGCAGCCACTTGATGGTGTTGATTTAATGCCATTGCTTACAGGTAATAAAAAAGCAATTGCACAACGCTCATTGTTTTGGTTCTTTCCCAAGTGGGAGCGCTACCAGGAGAAAACCGGCAAGTGGTTTAACTCTTGGCGTAACGTCATTAACAATGGTCGCTATAAGCTTATCGAATACCCAGATCTTGATAAGGTTGAATTATACGATCTAGAAAATGATCCTTTTGAAAATGATGACATTTCTGCAAGCTCGATCAAACTAACAACCCAGTTACAACAAGAATTAAAAGAATGGAAAAATGATATATCGGCTCATCAAGAAATAATTAATCCAAATTTTAAAGAGACAAGATCAAATAAATGA
- a CDS encoding alpha/beta hydrolase: MKNPYPTRWLQFVFLNIASISFNVQAKNIYSTPPTITHENVSYGEHPNQIFDFWKADVEGPAPLVIYIHGGGFRSGSHDKVYGDKVQQFLKSGVHHASIEYRFRQHAELPAAHEDVTRALQFIRNKADEWGINKNRIAAYGGSAGGQLVSYLAWHDDFANAQSDDPIARESSRLTAVAPRGVQSTMDKGWWVENIPGYKKAFYKAQELSKPGVRDLLKELSIITHISADDPPTFMSYGMSPDSPIPRNKKSVKGWATHHVNFGIALKEQLKRKGVEVHLMYPEKQTVFKDDVAFLLYHLKAVSDE, translated from the coding sequence ATGAAGAATCCATATCCGACTCGATGGCTACAATTCGTATTCCTGAACATTGCTAGTATCAGCTTCAATGTTCAAGCTAAAAACATATATAGCACTCCACCAACAATCACCCACGAAAATGTTAGTTACGGCGAACATCCTAACCAGATCTTTGATTTTTGGAAGGCTGATGTGGAAGGACCCGCGCCGTTAGTTATTTATATTCATGGAGGTGGTTTTAGGTCGGGTTCTCACGATAAAGTATACGGTGACAAGGTTCAACAATTCCTTAAAAGCGGTGTTCACCATGCCTCTATAGAATATCGATTCAGACAGCATGCAGAATTGCCGGCAGCGCATGAAGACGTGACTCGTGCCTTGCAGTTTATCCGTAATAAGGCTGATGAGTGGGGTATCAATAAAAACCGTATCGCCGCCTATGGCGGATCAGCTGGTGGGCAACTGGTATCCTACCTTGCCTGGCACGATGATTTCGCCAATGCGCAAAGCGATGATCCAATAGCTCGCGAATCATCTCGCTTAACCGCCGTTGCTCCCAGAGGCGTTCAGTCGACAATGGATAAGGGATGGTGGGTTGAAAACATCCCAGGCTACAAAAAAGCATTCTACAAAGCACAAGAACTTTCAAAACCTGGAGTCCGTGACTTACTCAAAGAACTCTCCATTATCACTCACATCAGCGCGGATGATCCTCCTACTTTTATGAGTTATGGCATGAGCCCGGACTCGCCAATACCTCGGAATAAGAAATCGGTGAAGGGGTGGGCTACACACCACGTCAATTTTGGCATTGCTCTAAAAGAACAGCTCAAACGCAAAGGTGTAGAAGTGCATCTGATGTACCCCGAAAAGCAGACAGTCTTCAAAGATGACGTGGCATTCCTGCTATATCACCTAAAAGCTGTGTCGGATGAATAA
- a CDS encoding polysaccharide deacetylase family protein — MKVWLRVFLLQVMVIVIACSGSAIAEEVLTHVKVKGHSSKFIALTFDDGPVQGITPQFLSLLEKYQAKATFFSVGKKVKQHSDITKLVIAAGHEIGNHSWSHKNLVELTTDQQKLEIQQFQQQVKSLGIKPTLFRAPFLKKSDSVKQLLIDNQLLLVSASVMAKDAKKNVAVSAIVKKLSADIKSGDIILMHERQHTLNALKILLPLWQEHGYQFVTVSQLIALSKVTEGKSFKFERLNFL; from the coding sequence ATGAAAGTATGGCTGAGAGTTTTTTTATTACAGGTTATGGTCATTGTTATTGCTTGTAGTGGCAGTGCAATAGCCGAAGAAGTGTTAACACATGTCAAAGTAAAAGGTCATTCGAGCAAGTTTATTGCGTTGACATTTGATGATGGCCCCGTACAAGGTATAACTCCACAATTTTTATCTTTGCTAGAAAAGTACCAAGCCAAAGCAACATTTTTTAGTGTTGGTAAAAAGGTAAAACAACATTCAGACATTACCAAGTTAGTAATTGCTGCTGGACATGAGATAGGTAATCATTCTTGGTCTCACAAAAATCTTGTCGAGTTAACAACTGACCAACAGAAACTGGAGATACAACAGTTTCAGCAACAAGTAAAATCACTTGGCATTAAACCGACATTGTTTCGTGCCCCATTTTTGAAGAAAAGTGACTCAGTTAAACAGCTATTAATCGATAATCAATTACTGCTTGTTAGTGCTTCTGTGATGGCTAAAGATGCCAAAAAGAACGTTGCGGTTAGCGCTATAGTGAAAAAATTATCAGCAGACATTAAAAGTGGCGATATTATTTTAATGCATGAGCGGCAACATACTCTGAACGCTTTAAAAATACTATTACCACTTTGGCAAGAGCATGGGTATCAGTTTGTTACCGTATCTCAGTTGATAGCTTTATCAAAGGTTACAGAAGGTAAAAGTTTTAAATTTGAGAGGTTAAATTTCCTATAA
- a CDS encoding endo-1,4-beta-xylanase gives MKNIRKILITLCLYSTLFACSSESDSDKPNVVEEVEQDTTETETETEPEPEPEPEPPLESDEFLVSGKAYGLHNQTLSLTINSSELIEINNSGNFSFSTVFKAEQQAEVTISQQPEDMNCQLFNSTATILNEADVIVQCLAILPSCDKTTVASTNPLDLSGNNIEGIETIVADVECGQQQWRIDAKQRIEEHRKTSGKITLVDKNGDLVINAKVHLELQQHDFKFGGIVQAKMWDGAVGNISDLYRQTYLGFNFNKAGLQNGLKYKLRKNNQTITERILPWLNSYDIPVRGHALIWPGWGNMEESISVNDANRMGISAGAPRELSPTELKIYVDTIIKDWAAKWDVEEWDVANEIRGKQDVQNTYCDSRKGAIPLCEQEEANWFKLAKQHVKNPSATLYLNENRVISDTAIATAPEIATDKMKIFESDMLSILDNDGPLEALGFQSRFGKLANGELLDAETMYQRLSYFDKYQLPIAATEFEMKAEHITTEFERALMTERVMSVYFSKENVTDILVWTFFDKNDGENKYIVELDGSPNLRGKTWLYMVKKHWHTDVLSWFNRDGELDFTGFKGKYLATISVEGFPDENVEFEWVNGSSGITLRLPNYTE, from the coding sequence ATGAAAAATATCCGCAAAATACTCATCACTCTTTGTCTTTATAGTACTTTATTTGCTTGTTCCAGTGAAAGCGATTCTGACAAGCCTAACGTAGTAGAAGAGGTAGAGCAAGATACTACAGAGACAGAGACTGAGACTGAGCCTGAGCCTGAACCTGAGCCTGAGCCTCCCCTCGAAAGTGATGAGTTTTTAGTGTCTGGTAAAGCGTATGGGTTACATAACCAGACTTTGTCCCTTACCATAAATAGTAGTGAATTAATTGAAATTAATAATAGTGGAAATTTTAGTTTTTCGACTGTATTTAAAGCAGAACAACAGGCCGAAGTGACAATTTCACAACAGCCTGAAGATATGAATTGTCAGTTGTTTAATTCAACTGCAACAATTTTAAATGAAGCTGATGTAATCGTTCAGTGCCTGGCTATACTACCCAGCTGTGATAAAACTACCGTAGCCTCAACTAATCCTTTAGATTTGTCCGGAAATAATATAGAAGGCATTGAAACAATTGTTGCAGATGTAGAGTGTGGTCAACAACAATGGCGAATTGATGCAAAACAACGAATCGAAGAACACAGAAAAACATCAGGAAAAATTACACTTGTTGATAAAAACGGTGACCTAGTAATAAATGCCAAAGTTCACTTAGAATTACAGCAACATGATTTTAAGTTTGGTGGCATCGTACAAGCAAAAATGTGGGATGGCGCAGTTGGCAACATAAGCGACTTATATCGACAAACCTACTTAGGTTTTAACTTTAATAAAGCCGGTTTGCAGAATGGGCTGAAATACAAGTTACGTAAGAACAATCAAACCATTACCGAAAGAATATTACCTTGGTTGAATTCTTACGATATTCCGGTAAGAGGCCATGCTTTAATTTGGCCAGGTTGGGGGAATATGGAAGAAAGCATCAGCGTTAACGATGCAAACCGTATGGGCATTAGCGCCGGTGCCCCTCGTGAACTGTCTCCCACAGAACTGAAAATATATGTAGATACCATCATTAAAGATTGGGCGGCCAAATGGGATGTTGAAGAATGGGACGTAGCTAATGAAATTCGCGGAAAACAAGATGTACAAAACACATATTGTGATAGTAGAAAAGGGGCAATTCCACTTTGTGAGCAAGAAGAAGCAAACTGGTTTAAGTTAGCTAAACAACACGTTAAAAATCCTAGCGCAACTTTATACTTGAATGAAAACCGGGTGATCTCAGATACAGCAATTGCAACTGCACCTGAAATCGCAACAGATAAAATGAAAATATTCGAATCGGATATGCTCTCTATTCTTGATAATGATGGGCCACTGGAAGCGCTTGGCTTTCAAAGTCGATTTGGTAAACTTGCTAATGGCGAGCTACTTGATGCTGAAACCATGTATCAACGGTTAAGCTATTTTGATAAATATCAATTACCGATAGCCGCAACTGAATTTGAAATGAAAGCGGAGCATATAACTACGGAGTTTGAACGGGCCTTGATGACTGAGCGGGTGATGAGTGTTTATTTCAGTAAAGAAAATGTCACCGATATTTTAGTGTGGACGTTCTTTGATAAAAATGATGGGGAAAATAAGTATATCGTAGAGTTAGACGGTAGCCCTAACTTACGCGGCAAAACCTGGTTATATATGGTAAAAAAACATTGGCATACAGATGTGCTTAGTTGGTTCAATCGAGATGGTGAATTAGACTTTACCGGTTTTAAAGGCAAATACTTAGCAACTATTTCTGTTGAAGGCTTCCCTGATGAAAATGTCGAATTTGAATGGGTTAACGGCAGTTCTGGAATAACTTTACGACTACCGAATTATACTGAATAA
- a CDS encoding sulfatase, with the protein MKIINKVAISALLFNLMSTVNVFAAELDKPNILFIAIDDLKPLIGEYGIADARTPNIDDFANQSVVFQRAYSQFPVCGPSRMNLLTGLRPETNGILNLSDTIREVNPDVITLPQQLIANGYITAAAGKIFDPRNVGDNYDSQSWSINYVKVSTDVDKKTAVNLAVKSIDEEDESKFVDGKIAAQGMQLMANLAEQDKPFFLAVGFKKPHLPFFAPKAYFDLYQQDDFQLAAFQQIPQFSDESFISHHSAELVKNYNASAGQSYEETITPTQQAELIHGYYASTSFIDAQFGKLLQQLDELNLTDNTIVVIWGDHGFHLGDHGFWGKHTVLEQATQIPLIIKVPGVPALNTYALIESTDLYPTILELSGAEVGAHLQGVSQVKVLAQQASSVRSAAISQFRRNGAMGYSLRTQNYRYNEWWKTNGSGLAYRELYDLSNDPQETENIFDNDSDTLLQQQLYNLLRENGQGLNLLQGELQDVEPLIEEVYVEEPPVEEEPPTEEEPPIEEDPPIEEEPPVEEESPVEEESPVEEESPVADETPGSSSGGSVFWLTLLTTFVYSAKKYRNLNG; encoded by the coding sequence ATGAAAATAATTAACAAGGTCGCAATTTCGGCGTTGCTTTTTAACTTAATGAGTACAGTGAATGTATTTGCAGCTGAGTTAGACAAACCCAATATCTTATTTATTGCTATTGATGATTTAAAGCCATTAATTGGTGAGTATGGTATTGCTGATGCAAGAACCCCCAATATTGATGACTTTGCTAACCAAAGCGTGGTGTTTCAACGAGCATACAGCCAGTTTCCTGTTTGTGGACCATCTCGAATGAACTTACTTACCGGTCTTCGTCCAGAAACCAATGGTATTTTAAATTTGTCAGACACTATAAGAGAAGTAAACCCTGATGTAATAACACTACCGCAACAGCTTATTGCTAATGGCTATATTACTGCCGCCGCGGGTAAAATCTTCGACCCTCGTAATGTCGGTGATAATTATGACAGTCAATCTTGGAGCATCAATTATGTAAAGGTTTCGACTGATGTTGATAAAAAAACTGCAGTAAACTTAGCAGTAAAATCTATAGATGAAGAAGATGAATCTAAGTTTGTCGATGGTAAAATTGCCGCCCAAGGTATGCAGTTAATGGCTAATTTGGCAGAGCAAGATAAGCCGTTCTTTTTAGCGGTTGGCTTTAAAAAGCCACATTTGCCATTTTTTGCGCCTAAAGCATATTTTGATTTGTACCAGCAAGATGATTTTCAATTAGCAGCCTTTCAACAAATACCACAATTTAGTGATGAATCATTCATCAGTCATCATAGTGCTGAATTGGTTAAAAATTATAATGCCAGTGCAGGCCAAAGTTATGAAGAAACCATTACGCCAACACAACAAGCAGAATTAATACATGGTTATTATGCCAGTACCAGTTTTATTGATGCGCAATTTGGCAAGTTACTTCAGCAATTAGATGAGCTAAACCTTACCGATAATACTATTGTGGTTATTTGGGGCGATCACGGTTTTCATCTAGGCGATCATGGATTTTGGGGTAAACATACGGTATTAGAACAAGCCACACAGATCCCATTGATAATAAAAGTACCAGGTGTGCCTGCATTAAATACTTATGCATTAATAGAAAGTACCGACTTGTACCCAACTATTTTGGAGCTATCAGGTGCTGAAGTTGGTGCCCACTTACAAGGTGTTAGCCAAGTTAAAGTGTTAGCTCAACAAGCTTCATCAGTGAGAAGTGCAGCAATCAGCCAATTTAGGCGTAACGGTGCAATGGGGTATTCCCTAAGAACTCAAAATTATCGTTATAACGAATGGTGGAAAACCAATGGTTCAGGTTTGGCTTATCGTGAACTTTATGACTTAAGCAATGATCCACAAGAGACAGAAAATATTTTCGACAATGATAGCGACACGCTATTACAGCAACAATTGTATAATTTGCTGAGAGAAAACGGACAAGGATTAAATTTATTACAAGGAGAATTACAGGACGTAGAGCCTTTAATCGAAGAGGTATATGTTGAAGAACCTCCTGTAGAGGAAGAACCTCCAACTGAGGAAGAACCTCCAATTGAGGAAGACCCTCCAATTGAGGAAGAGCCTCCAGTTGAGGAAGAGTCTCCAGTTGAGGAAGAGTCTCCAGTTGAGGAAGAGTCTCCAGTTGCAGACGAAACACCAGGGTCAAGTTCTGGTGGTAGTGTGTTCTGGCTTACTTTGCTAACAACGTTTGTTTATTCTGCAAAAAAATATAGAAACCTGAATGGTTAA